Within Mycobacterium botniense, the genomic segment ACGCCGACCGCAACGCTTGCACCCGCAACAGCCACAGCGACAGATCATGCTCAGCGGTGAACCCGATGGCGCCGTGAGTCTGCAAAGCAGACCGGGCGGCCAGCAGAGCAGCTTCAGCGGCGGCAACCTTGGCGGCACTGACATCGCGGGCAATTTCGGATGAGTTGTCGGCCAGTGACAGCGCAGCGCCGTATACCAAAGGACGCGCCAGCTCCACAGCGATGTGCACGTCCGCGAGCTTGTGTTTGATCGCTTGATACGAGCCGATCACCCGCCCGAACTGGGTGCGCTGCTTGGCGTACTCAACAGTTATGTCCAGCAGCGCTTGCGCCGCACCGACCAACAACGCACCAGTAGCCAGTGCGCCGAACTCACTGGCACGCTTGACATCTGCGTGCCACCGCTCACCCGCCGCAGTCACCTCGAACAGCCGGCGGCTGGGATCCACAGAATCGCAGCGCGTGCCCAGTGCCGCCTCGGTGACACCGTCATCAGTGGCTAAGAGTGCCAAACCAGCGGCCTCGGCATCGACCGCGCGCGGCATGAGCGGTGGCATGGCGACCGTGGCGATCAGCTCACCGGACGCCAGCGCCGCGCAGCGCTTGCCGTCGGTGAGCAAAAGTGGTGCCACCGCAATGGATTCAGCTACCGGACCGGGAACACACCAACGGCCGAGACGCTCGAGCGCGACCACCAGATCGCTGGTGTGTGCAGCCAGTCCGCCATGTGTCTCGGGTACGTTCAGTGCGGTGACGCCAAGCTCGGCCAGCTGTGCCCATACCTTGCGTCCGGGTGCGAAGTCGCCGGCGGCCCAGGCCCGAACCGCAGCAGGTACTCCTGCGCCGCTGAGGGCGGCGTCGATGCTGGCAGCGAAGTCGCGCTGCTGGTCGTCGAGCCCGAATTTCACTGTGCTTTTCCCCCGGCTTTGTCACGTGGCAGTCCTAGCAGCCGTTCGGCGATGATGTTGCGCTGAATTTCGTTGGTGCCGGCGTAGATCGGGCCGCCCAGCGCGAACAGCAGCCCGTCGACCCAGGTGTCGGCGAGTTCGGCGCCACTCCCTTGCATATCCAGCGCCGTCTGGTGTATGGCGACGTCCAGGTCGGACCAGAACACCTTGGTCACCGATGATTCCGCGCCCAGCTCTTCACCGGCCGACAGCCTTGTCACCGTGCCGAAGGTGTGCAGCCGATAGGCTTGCGCCCGGATCCACGCCTCGGCCACCCGGTCGCTGAATTCTGCCGGCGAGCCATTGTCTTTCCAGAGTTTGGCGAGCCGCTCTGCGGCAGCCAGAAAGCGGGCCGGGCTGCGCAGCGACATCCCACGCTCGTTGCTTGATGTGCTCATGGCTGCCCGCCACCCGTCGTTGACCTGGCCGATCACGTCCTCGTCGGGAACAAAGACGTTGTCGAGGAAGATTTCCCCGAACCCGGTGTCGCCGTTCAGCTGGGTGATGGGGCGGACCGTGACACCGTCGGCCTTCAAGTCGAACATGAAATACGTCAGGCCGCGGTGCCGCTCTGCGTGCGGGTCGGAGCGAAACAAGCCGAACGCCTTGTCGCCAAACGGTGCACGTGAGCTCCAGATCTTCTGGCCGTTGAGTAGCCAGCCGCCCCGGGTGCGGGTTGCGGTCGAACGCAGCGATGCCAGATCGCTGCCGGCTTCCGGTTCCGACCAGGCCTGCGCCCAGATCTCCTCGCCGGTGGCCATCTTCGGCAGCACGCGGTCCAGCTGCTCCTGCGTACCGTGCGCGAACAGTGTCGGCGCCAACATCGAGATGCCGTTGGCGCTGGCGCGTCCGGGTGCACCGGCGCGGAAGTACTCCTCCTCGAAAACGACCCACTGCAATAGCGTTGCGTCCCGGCCGCCATATTTTTTCGGCCAGGTGATCACCGACAGCCCGGCGTCGAAAAGCACGCGGTCCCAGCGCCGGTGCTGTTCAAAACCTTCGGCGGTGTCATAGGACTTGGTCGGGAACTTGTCCTTGTTCGCCACCAGAAACTCGCGCACCTCGCGCTGCAACGCCAGGGTCTCCGCGTCGAAATCCAGGTCCATCAGGTCATCTCCCGCAATAGGGGTTTGACTACCTTGCCACCGGCGTTGCGGGGCAGCACATCGACAAACTGTACCGAACGCGGCGCTTTGAAATTCGCCAGATGTTCACGTGCGTAAGCGATCACCGACTTTTCGTCGAGATCTGAGCCGGGTCTGCGGACTACGAACGCTCGACCGACCTCGCCGAGCCGCTCGTCGGGAACGCCGATGACTGCGACATCAGCGACGCCGTCCAGCCCGGTTAGCACTTGCTCGACTTCGGCAGGGTAGACGTTGAACCCGCCGCAGATGTACATGTCCTTGAGGCGGTCGGTGATCCGCAAGTTGCCGGCCGCGTCGACGCTGCCCACATCGCCGGTGTGCAGCCATCCGTCGGCGTCGATGGCCGCGGCGGTGGCTTGCGGGTCGTCGAGATAGCCGAGCATCACGTTGGGCCCGCGCAGCAGCACCTCGCCCAGCTCTCCGATCCGTAACTCGAAGTCGGCGATCGGGCGCCCACAGGTAGTGGCGACCGTCACGGCGTCGTCCTCGGGGCGGCACATGGTGGCGAACCCGCCGGATTCGGTCAGCCCGTACGCGGTGAGCACGATGTCGATGTCGAGTTCGGACTGCATTCGCTCGACAAGCGCCACCGGCACGGTGGCGGCCCCGGTTACCGCGAACCGCAGCGAGCTGAGGTCATAGTCGCCGCGGGCCGGGTGGTCGAGCAGGCTCTGGTAGATCGTCGGCGGCCCCGGTAGGACGGTGATGCGATGCTGCTGGATCGCCTGGAACACGCGGACCGGGTCGAACGTCAATTGCGGGATCAGCGTGGCACCGGTCTGCAAGCAGGCCAGGATACCGGCCTTGTAGCCGAAGTTGTGAAAGAACGGGTTGATGCACAGATAGCGGTCGGCGCTGGTGATTTTGCCGCACGCAGCCCAGGCGGCCGGGCCGGCCAGCGACTGTCGGTGCGCACACACCACCCCTTTGCTGCGGCCGGTCGTGCCGGAGGTGAACAAGATGTCGCTGATGTCGTCGGGCGTCACGGCGGCGGCGCGGGTGGCCACCGCATCGAGGTCGACACCACGCCTGATGAAGTCATCCCACGGCATATCCGCCATCTCGTGGCGCTCCACCGGCACGCGCACGATGTGCCGCAGCGCGGGCAGCGCGCCACGATCCAGGCCCGCCAGGCGGTCCACACCCAGGAAACGGCCCATGGCGATCAGCACCGACGCGCCGGTGCGGGCCACGATGTCGCGGGCTTCCGCGCTGGTGTAGCGCGTGTTCAGCGGCACCATGGCCGCCCCGGCGTGATGGATCGCCAGGCAGGCCACCACCCAATGCCAGGTGTTCGGCGACCAGATCGCCACCCGCTCCCCGGGCACCACGCCCAGCGCGATCAGCGCCGCTGCCGCCCGGTGTACCTCGTCACGCAACTCGGC encodes:
- a CDS encoding acyl-CoA dehydrogenase family protein yields the protein MKFGLDDQQRDFAASIDAALSGAGVPAAVRAWAAGDFAPGRKVWAQLAELGVTALNVPETHGGLAAHTSDLVVALERLGRWCVPGPVAESIAVAPLLLTDGKRCAALASGELIATVAMPPLMPRAVDAEAAGLALLATDDGVTEAALGTRCDSVDPSRRLFEVTAAGERWHADVKRASEFGALATGALLVGAAQALLDITVEYAKQRTQFGRVIGSYQAIKHKLADVHIAVELARPLVYGAALSLADNSSEIARDVSAAKVAAAEAALLAARSALQTHGAIGFTAEHDLSLWLLRVQALRSAWGDPAAHRRRVLAAL
- a CDS encoding acyl-CoA dehydrogenase family protein, whose translation is MDLDFDAETLALQREVREFLVANKDKFPTKSYDTAEGFEQHRRWDRVLFDAGLSVITWPKKYGGRDATLLQWVVFEEEYFRAGAPGRASANGISMLAPTLFAHGTQEQLDRVLPKMATGEEIWAQAWSEPEAGSDLASLRSTATRTRGGWLLNGQKIWSSRAPFGDKAFGLFRSDPHAERHRGLTYFMFDLKADGVTVRPITQLNGDTGFGEIFLDNVFVPDEDVIGQVNDGWRAAMSTSSNERGMSLRSPARFLAAAERLAKLWKDNGSPAEFSDRVAEAWIRAQAYRLHTFGTVTRLSAGEELGAESSVTKVFWSDLDVAIHQTALDMQGSGAELADTWVDGLLFALGGPIYAGTNEIQRNIIAERLLGLPRDKAGGKAQ
- the fadD3 gene encoding 3-((3aS,4S,7aS)-7a-methyl-1,5-dioxo-octahydro-1H-inden-4-yl)propanoate--CoA ligase FadD3, with amino-acid sequence MTGDPRTTPAALDRIARQLPEHPALIADDRCLTFAELRDEVHRAAAALIALGVVPGERVAIWSPNTWHWVVACLAIHHAGAAMVPLNTRYTSAEARDIVARTGASVLIAMGRFLGVDRLAGLDRGALPALRHIVRVPVERHEMADMPWDDFIRRGVDLDAVATRAAAVTPDDISDILFTSGTTGRSKGVVCAHRQSLAGPAAWAACGKITSADRYLCINPFFHNFGYKAGILACLQTGATLIPQLTFDPVRVFQAIQQHRITVLPGPPTIYQSLLDHPARGDYDLSSLRFAVTGAATVPVALVERMQSELDIDIVLTAYGLTESGGFATMCRPEDDAVTVATTCGRPIADFELRIGELGEVLLRGPNVMLGYLDDPQATAAAIDADGWLHTGDVGSVDAAGNLRITDRLKDMYICGGFNVYPAEVEQVLTGLDGVADVAVIGVPDERLGEVGRAFVVRRPGSDLDEKSVIAYAREHLANFKAPRSVQFVDVLPRNAGGKVVKPLLREMT